Proteins from a genomic interval of Croceicoccus naphthovorans:
- the recN gene encoding DNA repair protein RecN → MLTTLAIRNIVLIEALDLAFSRGLGVLTGETGAGKSILLDALGLVLGNRADSGLVRSGEDRASVTATFEFDALPDGMAEALDDAGVEIEPGEALVLGRQVKADGGSKAFVNGQPVGVATLRAIAPFLVELHGQHDDRGLVNARGHRALLTRYSGADEAGVAGAWRRWQAAETALAEARANAESAAAEQELMAAHLAELERLAPQEGEEEALAGERADMQKGERLSGDLSNLQHLFAGSDSALAQLRAAARRLDRIAPEHEALADALGALDRCLIEGSEAEAAVERALDALSFEPARLDAVETRLFDLRAEARKHGCQVDDLPAKMAALRDGLSAIEGGEARIKALQANAFEKGSHYRALAETLSAQRVEAAKRLDKAVAAELAPLKLDAARFKTLITRTEEDRWGPHGMDAVEFLISTNPGAPFAPLAKIASGGELSRFILALKVALAEEGGAAVIIFDEIDRGVGGAVASAIGERLARLASANGEGGQLLAVTHSPQVAARGNVHYMIAKSSEGTVTRTSVGLLDAGGRQEEIARMLSGAEITPEARAQAERLLEGV, encoded by the coding sequence ATGCTAACCACTCTGGCCATCCGGAACATCGTGCTGATCGAGGCGCTGGACCTTGCCTTCTCGCGCGGGCTGGGCGTGCTGACGGGTGAGACCGGGGCGGGCAAGTCGATCCTGCTCGATGCGCTGGGCCTCGTGCTGGGCAATCGCGCCGATTCCGGGCTGGTGCGCAGCGGTGAGGATCGCGCGAGCGTGACCGCGACGTTCGAGTTCGACGCGCTGCCCGATGGCATGGCAGAGGCGCTGGACGACGCAGGCGTAGAGATCGAGCCGGGTGAGGCGCTGGTTCTGGGGCGGCAGGTCAAGGCGGACGGCGGGTCCAAGGCTTTCGTCAATGGCCAGCCCGTCGGTGTGGCGACCTTGCGCGCGATTGCGCCTTTCCTTGTCGAGCTACACGGCCAGCATGACGATCGCGGCCTGGTGAATGCACGCGGCCATCGGGCCTTGCTGACCCGCTATTCCGGAGCGGACGAGGCGGGCGTGGCCGGGGCGTGGCGGCGCTGGCAGGCAGCGGAGACGGCTCTGGCCGAGGCGCGGGCGAATGCGGAAAGCGCGGCGGCCGAGCAGGAACTGATGGCCGCGCATCTGGCGGAACTGGAGCGGCTGGCCCCGCAAGAGGGTGAGGAAGAGGCTCTGGCGGGCGAACGCGCCGATATGCAGAAGGGCGAGCGGCTGTCCGGCGACTTGTCGAACCTGCAACACCTGTTTGCCGGTTCGGACAGCGCGCTGGCGCAATTGCGTGCCGCAGCCCGCCGACTGGACCGGATCGCGCCCGAGCATGAGGCGCTGGCCGATGCTCTGGGCGCGCTGGACCGCTGCCTGATCGAGGGCAGCGAGGCCGAGGCCGCGGTTGAGCGCGCGCTGGATGCGCTGAGTTTCGAGCCCGCGCGGCTGGACGCGGTGGAAACGCGGCTGTTCGATTTGCGGGCAGAAGCGCGCAAGCATGGCTGTCAGGTCGATGACCTGCCCGCGAAGATGGCGGCGCTGCGTGATGGATTGTCAGCCATCGAAGGCGGCGAGGCGCGGATCAAGGCCCTACAAGCCAACGCATTCGAAAAGGGTTCGCACTACCGCGCGCTAGCCGAAACGCTGTCTGCGCAGCGGGTCGAGGCTGCGAAGCGGCTGGACAAGGCGGTTGCGGCGGAACTGGCGCCGCTGAAGCTGGATGCCGCGCGCTTCAAGACGCTGATCACTCGCACCGAGGAAGATCGCTGGGGCCCGCACGGGATGGACGCGGTGGAGTTCCTGATCTCGACCAACCCCGGCGCGCCGTTCGCGCCGCTCGCCAAGATCGCGTCGGGCGGCGAACTCTCGCGTTTCATCCTCGCGCTGAAGGTCGCGCTGGCCGAAGAAGGCGGGGCGGCGGTGATCATCTTCGACGAGATCGACCGCGGCGTCGGCGGCGCGGTGGCCAGCGCCATCGGCGAACGGCTGGCGCGGCTGGCAAGTGCCAATGGAGAGGGTGGGCAACTGCTGGCCGTTACGCACAGTCCGCAAGTCGCGGCGCGGGGCAATGTGCACTACATGATCGCCAAGTCCAGCGAGGGTACGGTCACGCGCACCTCGGTCGGATTGCTCGACGCGGGCGGGCGGCAAGAAGAAATCGCCCGGATGCTATCCGGCGCGGAAATCACGCCAGAGGCGCGGGCGCAGGCCGAACGGCTGCTCGAAGGCGTCTGA
- a CDS encoding lipoprotein, translating to MKKILAVMAFGSMFALSACNTVHGAAEDVESVGDCVDGVEGNC from the coding sequence ATGAAAAAGATTCTTGCAGTGATGGCCTTCGGCTCGATGTTCGCCCTTTCGGCCTGCAACACGGTTCATGGCGCGGCCGAAGACGTTGAATCGGTTGGCGATTGCGTCGACGGCGTCGAAGGCAACTGCTGA
- a CDS encoding glycosyltransferase family 4 protein, whose amino-acid sequence MNLHSSLFDPPFPQRIALATDAWKPQVNGVVRTLEETVSRLAWRGHEVMPITPDQFASLPMPFYREIRLALAPKRAIGRKLAAFSPEIVHIATEGPIGWATRNWCLKHGVPFTTAFHTRFPDYAAVRTGLSAERFWPLMQRFHAPSRAVLAATPSLRHELVGRGIGPIVPWSRGIDAALFNADVVPDARIRALRDEGRGPVLLYVGRLAPEKGLDDFLRCDHPGSKVVVGDGPALAALKAKYPQASFTGRLTGKALASAYAAADCFVFPSRSDTFGLVMVEALACGVPVAGFPVQGPIDIVGPVGRGGMNEQLNPIGAVDEDLNAAIARALACNRADCARYGAEFSWDAATDQFVAALAGALEGEPVAA is encoded by the coding sequence ATGAACCTGCATTCCAGCCTGTTCGACCCGCCCTTCCCGCAACGCATCGCGCTGGCCACCGACGCGTGGAAGCCGCAAGTCAACGGCGTGGTCCGCACGCTGGAGGAAACCGTGTCGCGCCTTGCGTGGCGCGGGCACGAGGTTATGCCGATCACACCGGACCAGTTCGCCAGCCTGCCGATGCCGTTCTATCGAGAGATCCGGCTGGCCCTCGCCCCGAAACGCGCGATCGGGCGCAAGCTGGCGGCGTTCTCGCCCGAAATCGTGCATATCGCCACCGAAGGTCCGATCGGGTGGGCCACGCGCAACTGGTGCCTGAAGCACGGCGTGCCCTTCACCACCGCGTTTCACACGCGCTTTCCCGATTATGCCGCCGTCCGCACCGGCCTGTCGGCAGAGCGGTTCTGGCCGCTGATGCAGCGCTTCCACGCGCCAAGCCGTGCGGTGCTGGCGGCAACGCCCAGCCTGCGCCATGAACTGGTCGGTCGCGGGATCGGCCCCATCGTGCCGTGGTCGCGCGGGATCGATGCGGCGCTGTTCAACGCCGACGTGGTGCCCGATGCCCGCATCCGTGCGCTACGCGATGAAGGTCGGGGCCCGGTCCTGCTCTACGTCGGCCGCCTCGCGCCCGAAAAAGGCCTCGACGATTTCCTGCGCTGCGACCATCCGGGCAGCAAGGTCGTCGTTGGCGATGGCCCTGCTTTGGCCGCGCTTAAGGCGAAATATCCGCAAGCCTCGTTCACCGGGCGGCTGACCGGCAAGGCACTGGCCAGCGCATACGCCGCCGCCGACTGCTTCGTATTCCCCAGCCGCAGCGACACTTTCGGGTTGGTGATGGTAGAGGCGTTGGCCTGCGGCGTGCCGGTCGCCGGTTTCCCGGTGCAAGGCCCCATCGACATCGTCGGCCCGGTCGGGCGCGGTGGGATGAACGAGCAGCTGAACCCCATCGGCGCGGTGGACGAAGACCTGAACGCGGCCATCGCCCGTGCCCTTGCCTGCAACCGCGCCGATTGTGCGCGATACGGTGCGGAATTCAGCTGGGACGCGGCAACCGATCAGTTCGTTGCGGCATTGGCGGGCGCGCTGGAGGGTGAGCCGGTCGCGGCTTAA
- a CDS encoding UDP-2,3-diacylglucosamine diphosphatase — MKIDPVQTVFTHLGSDAAGFAVPGRVPDWLSSDTDGDDSRGPRGFVPKRKYRTVFISDTHLGTRGCNAEMLVDFLRSVECDTLYLVGDIVDGWRLKKGWYWPDAHSEVVRRILKMAHRGTRVILVAGNHDEMLRSYAGMHFGGIEIAYEAIHVTADGRRLLVTHGDAFDGVVLYHRWLAFLGDKAYDLLLRANVWFNVARKRLQLPYWSLSAYLKHRVKNVVQFVCDFEEAVAHAARERGVDGVVCGHIHCAEIRKIGQIEYMNDGDWVESCTALVEDAQGSFTILDWAEETRARDAAPRFEAASKKAKERQPA, encoded by the coding sequence ATGAAGATCGATCCCGTGCAGACCGTGTTCACCCACCTTGGTTCAGACGCCGCGGGCTTCGCGGTACCGGGCCGCGTGCCCGATTGGCTCAGTTCCGACACCGACGGAGACGATTCACGGGGCCCGCGCGGTTTCGTGCCCAAGCGCAAGTACCGCACCGTCTTCATCTCCGACACCCACCTTGGTACGCGCGGCTGCAATGCCGAAATGCTGGTCGACTTCCTGCGCTCCGTCGAATGCGACACGCTCTACCTCGTCGGCGACATCGTCGATGGCTGGCGGCTGAAAAAGGGCTGGTACTGGCCCGACGCGCATAGCGAAGTCGTCCGCCGCATCCTGAAAATGGCGCACCGGGGCACGCGCGTCATCCTTGTCGCGGGCAATCATGACGAGATGCTGCGCAGCTATGCCGGGATGCACTTCGGCGGGATCGAGATCGCCTACGAAGCGATCCACGTCACCGCCGACGGCCGCCGCCTGCTGGTCACGCATGGCGACGCCTTCGACGGGGTGGTGCTCTATCACCGCTGGCTCGCCTTTCTGGGCGACAAGGCCTACGACCTGCTGCTGCGCGCCAACGTCTGGTTCAACGTCGCGCGCAAGCGGCTGCAATTGCCCTACTGGTCGCTCTCCGCCTATTTGAAGCACCGGGTAAAAAACGTCGTCCAGTTCGTCTGCGATTTCGAGGAAGCGGTGGCCCACGCCGCGCGCGAACGCGGGGTCGACGGGGTTGTCTGCGGCCACATCCACTGCGCCGAAATCCGCAAGATCGGCCAGATCGAATACATGAACGACGGCGACTGGGTCGAGAGCTGCACCGCGCTGGTCGAGGATGCGCAAGGATCGTTCACGATCCTCGACTGGGCCGAAGAAACCCGCGCCCGCGATGCCGCGCCCAGGTTCGAGGCCGCCAGCAAAAAGGCGAAGGAGCGTCAGCCCGCATGA
- a CDS encoding transglutaminase-like cysteine peptidase: MSGPQAAVVLPEVPGVTCAVQGEEPVATPQAETYVLPETGFVFAIPGAEEPQTAEPLPPCTPAPVRPRDLDIFGFHALPVGPAMAARWHDGALMALPENTPRVAGLTFGAARPGANPLELVNKRVNAMLRYVEDRGGDAWSPATDTLAARQGDCEDFAILKLALLAKLGIDPDDMFLVVVRDTERRIDHAVAAVRWQSRLWVLDNRVDTLKSAESVTDYVPLQSFSGQWAWTYGYSGNGSAAKAARKVAPR, translated from the coding sequence ATGTCGGGTCCGCAGGCCGCCGTGGTCTTGCCCGAAGTGCCGGGCGTGACTTGCGCGGTCCAGGGCGAGGAACCGGTCGCGACACCGCAGGCGGAAACTTACGTCCTGCCAGAAACCGGCTTTGTGTTCGCGATCCCCGGCGCGGAAGAGCCGCAGACCGCCGAACCGCTGCCGCCGTGCACCCCTGCGCCGGTTCGCCCACGCGATCTCGACATATTCGGCTTTCACGCCCTGCCGGTCGGCCCTGCGATGGCCGCGCGTTGGCACGATGGCGCGCTGATGGCCTTGCCCGAAAACACGCCGCGCGTTGCCGGGCTGACCTTTGGGGCGGCGCGACCGGGGGCCAATCCGCTGGAACTGGTCAACAAACGGGTCAACGCGATGCTGCGCTATGTCGAGGATCGGGGCGGCGACGCCTGGTCCCCGGCGACCGATACCTTGGCCGCGCGGCAGGGCGATTGCGAGGATTTCGCGATCCTGAAACTGGCCCTCTTGGCCAAACTGGGCATCGATCCCGACGACATGTTCCTCGTCGTCGTGCGCGACACCGAACGCCGCATCGATCACGCCGTTGCCGCGGTGCGCTGGCAGAGCCGCTTGTGGGTGCTGGACAACCGCGTCGACACGCTGAAAAGTGCCGAAAGCGTCACCGATTACGTGCCGCTGCAAAGCTTTTCCGGGCAGTGGGCATGGACCTACGGCTATTCCGGCAACGGCAGCGCGGCCAAGGCGGCGCGCAAGGTCGCCCCGCGCTGA